Part of the Variovorax sp. PAMC 28711 genome is shown below.
AACATCCACGTCAAGGGAAGCGACATGTTCGCGGAGTCGAGTCACGCTGATCTCTATGCAGCCGTCGACGAGCTGGTCGACAAGCTCGACCGCCAGGTGGTGCGCCACAAGACGCGGTTGCAGAATCACCATCACCAGGCGCCCAAGCGCTTGATGTGAAGGGGCCGCGCCGGAAGGCGATCGCCAACGAAGCCGCCTCGGGCGGCTTTTTGTTTTTTACAGACACCCGCCGCTCCGAGGTGGGGGTTTTTACCAATGAGGTGCATAATCGCGCCCGCCCTGCCCCACCATGAATCGCCTCGCGTCCATCCTGCCGCCCGCTCAAGTGCTCGTGAGCGTTGACGCCACCAGCAAAAAGCGTGCTTTTGAAGAAGCAGGTTTGCTGTTCGAGAATCTTCACGGCCTGGGACGCGCGCTGGTCACCGACAGCCTGTTCGCCCGAGAACGGCTCGGATCGACCGGTCTGGGCCACGGCGTCGCGATCCCGCATGGCCGCATCAAGGGACTGAAGTCGCCGATGGCCTCGGTGTTCCAGCTGGCGAACCCGATCGGCTTCGACGCTCCCGACGAGCAGCCCGTGGCGCTCCTCATCTTCCTGCTGGTGCCCGAAGCGGCGACGCAAAAACACCTCGAGATCCTGTCCGAGATCGCCGAACTGCTCAGTGACGCCGGCCTGCGCGAGCAGATCAAGTCGAGCACCGACGCGGGCGAACTGCACGCCTTGATCGCCGGCTGGCAATCCGCCCAAGTGGCTTGAACCCCGTTTCGCTCCGCGCATGAAGCCGACCGTCATCAGCGCGGACGCGATGTTCGAGGAGTTTCGCGGTTCGCTGCGCTGGGAGTGGCTGGCGGGTCTCGGCGCTTCGGAGCGTCAGTTCGAGCCTGAAGTCATCAGCCGCGCGCAGTCGGCGGCTGACCTGGTCGGCTACCTCAACTACATCCATCCGTATCGCGTCCAGATCATGGGCGCGCGCGAAATCGCGTACCTGACGCGCGGCACCGGCGAAGACTGCGCGCGGCGCATTGCCCGCATCGTCACGCTGGAGCCGCCGATGCTGGTGCTGGCCGACGGGCAGCCCGCGCCGGACGAACTCCTCACGATCTGCGAGCGCGCCCAGTTGCCGCTGTTCGCGACGCGCGAATCGTCGGCCCACGTGATCGACCTGCTGCGCGCTTACCTGTCCAAGCACTTCGCCGAGCGCACCTCGATGCACGGCGTGTTCATGGACATCCTGGGGCTCGGTGTGATGATCACCGGCGAATCGGGGCTCGGCAAGAGCGAACTCGGGCTGGAGCTGATTTCGCGCGGCAACGGGCTCGTGGCCGATGATGCGGTCGACCTCTACCGCATCAACCAGAACACGCTCGAGGGTCGCTGCCCCGACCTGCTGCAGAACCTGCTGGAAGTGCGCGGCATCGGCCTGCTCGATATTCGCGCGATCTTCGGCGAGACGGCCGTGCGCCGCAAGATGCGGCTCAAGCTCATCGTGCACTTGGTGCGGCGTGACTCGTTCGAGCGCGACTACGAGCGCATGCCGTCGGCGCCGCTCACGCAGGACGTGCTGGGCATTCCGGTGCGCAAGGTCATCATCCAGGTGGTGGCCGGGCGGAACATCGCGGTGCTGGTCGAAGCGGCGGTGCGCAACTCGATCCTGCAACTGCGCGGCATCGACACGTATGCCGACTTCGTCGCGCGCCACCACAAGGCGATGGAAGCCGGGCGCGACGACTGAGCGCAAGTCAGCGGCGGCTGGCGCAGTCGCCGCACAAGCCGTAGAGCGACATGGCGTGGTCCTGCAGGATCCAGCCCTTGTCATGCGCGATCATTTGCTGACGGCGTTCGATCTCGGCGTCGTAGAACTCCTCGACCTTTCCGCACGAAGTGCAGATCAGGTGGTCGTGGTGCTTGCCTTCGTTCAGTTCGTAGACGGCCTTGCCGCTTTCGAAGTGGCTGCGCTCCAGGATGCCGGCCTGCTCAAACTGCGTCAGCACGCGGTAGACGGTGGCCAGGCCGATGTCCGAATGCTCGTTGAGCAAGATTCGGAAAACATCTTCGGCCGTCATGTGCCTGAGGCCGCCGGTCTGGAAGATTTCAAGAATCTTCAGGCGCGGCAAGGTGGCCTTGAGGCCGGTGTTCTTGAGTTCGTCGATATTGGCCATGGGTCGTTCCTGCGCCAGCCGGGCGGGGAGGCCCGCCGGGGGCCAGCCGCTACAATGGGCCGATCATATCGCTACCTCTTTCTTCCATGCTTGCCATTCCCCAACGCAGCCTCTGGCTGCTCTTCGGCGCCGCCGCGAGCTTGAGCCTTGGCGCTTGCAGCACCGTCACCGACAGCACCCGCAGCGCGTTGGAAAAGATCACGCCCTACCGGGTCGAAGTGGTGCAGGGCAACTTCGTTTCCAAAGAGCAGGTCGCAGCGCTCAAGCCGGGCATGTCGCGTCAGCAGGTGCGTGAAATCCTGGGCACGTCGCTCCTCACGGACGTCTTCCATTCCGACCGCTGGGACTACGTCTTCACGATGCGTCGCCAGGGCGTCGAGCCGCAGCAACGGCGGCTGACGTTGTTCTTCAAGAACGACGCGCTGGACCGCTTCGAAGGCGACACGATGCCAAGCGAAGAAGAGTTCGTGGCCGCCGTCGACACGCGTGCCAGCAAAACGTCCAAGATTCCGCAGCTCGAAGCCACCGAGAGCCAGCTCGACAAGTTCAAGCCGGACGACAAGAAGGCCGCGAAGACCGAAGCACCGGCCGCGCCGCTCGCGCCCTTGCCGCCGAGCTACCCGCCGCTCGAAACCGCCCGCTGACATGCGGCGCATCGCGATCGCCGGCGCTTCCGGCCGCATGGGCCGCATGCTGATCGAAGGCGTGCGCGCAACCGACGACTGTGAGCTGGCCGGTGCCCTCGACGTGGCCGGCGCGCCGGCCATCGGCACCGACGCGGCGGCGTTTCTCGGCTTCACCAGTGGCGTGCCGATCGTGGCGGACCTCCGCGGCGGCCTGAAGAACGCGCAGGTATTGATCGACTTCACCCGTCCCGAAGGCACGCTGGCGCACCTCGCCGTGTGCCGCGAGCTCGGCGTGCAGGCGGTCATCGGCACCACCGGGTTCAGCGACGCCCAGAAAGCCGAGATCGCCGAGATCGCCCAGGACATCGCGATCGTGATGGCGCCGAACATGAGCGTGGGCGTCAACGTCACGCTCAAGCTGCTCGAGATGGCGGCCAAGGCCTTGTCGACCGGCTATGACATCGAGATCATCGAAGCGCACCATCGCCACAAGGTCGATGCGCCGTCGGGCACCGCGCTCAAGATGGGCGAAGTGATCGCCGATGCGCTGGGCCGCGACCTCAAAGATTGCGCCGTCTACGCGCGCGAAGGCATCACGGGCGAGCGCGACCCGTCGACCATCGGCTTCTCGGCCATCCGCGGTGGCGACATCGTCGGCGACCACACCGTGCTCTTTGCCGGCATCGGCGAGCGCATCGAGATCACGCACAAATCGTCGAGCCGCACGACCTACGTCCAGGGCAGCCTGCGCGCCGCGCGTTTTCTCGCATCGCAGAAGACCGGCCTGTTCGACATGTTCGACGTGTTGAGCCTGCGCTGATCGCGCCTCCCCCATGAGCGTGCTCGAACTGCTGACCCACGGCGACGGCGTCAGCCGCTCGGTGGCCGCGTTGTTGCTCGCGATGTCCGTGGCGAGCTGGGTCGCGATCCTGCAGAAGGCCTGGCTGCTGCGCAGCGGCACACGCGGCGTGCTGCGCAGCATCGCCGCGTTCTGGCAGTCGTCGTCGGTCACCGAAGCCGAGCAAAAGCTCAAGGCGTTCGATGGCCCGATGCTGGTCCTGCCGGCGGTCGGCGCCGTCCGGCGCGTGGCCGACGATTCGCAAGCGACGACGCTCGGCAGCGCGGGCGACCGTGGCCAGCGCCTCACGCGCTCGTTACGGGACGCATTGCACGGCGCACTGCGCCGGCTCCAGGGCGGCCAGATCCTGCTGGCCACCGTCGGCGCCACCGCGCCGTTCGTCGGCTTGCTCGGCACCGTTTGGGGCATCTACGGCGCGCTCGCGGGCATCGCTGGCGAGACCGGCGGTTTCACCATTGATAAGGTCGCCGGCCCGGTCGGCGAAGCGCTGGTCATGACGGCCTTCGGGCTCGCTGTCGCGATTCCGGCCGTGTTGGCCTACAACGTGTTCGGTCGCGTCATCGGCCGCATCGAAGCCGAGCTTGAAGGCTTCGCGCACGACCTGCTCGCCACCTTCGGCGAGCCTGCGAAAACGCCCGACGACGCCTTGCCGCCGGCGCGCGTGATGCCCGTCTAGGGCGGCGCGCCAGACCATGGCCTTCGGTCGCACTTCGCTCGGCAGCAACTCCGGCGGCGGCGGGCGTGCCACCGGCGCCGGCGGCCCGCGGCCGTTGTCGGACATCAACGTGACCCCGCTGGTCGACGTCATGCTGGTGCTGCTGGTGATCTTCATCATCACCGCACCGCTCATGGCGAGTTCGATCAAGCTCGACCTGCCGCAAACCGATGCCGGCCAGCCGAACGACACGCCGAAATTCGTGAGCCTGTCGGTCGATGCGTCGGGCAAAGAGTTCTTCAACGATCAGCTTGTGACGCGCGAGGAACTGGCCGACAAGCTCGCCAAAGCTGCGGCCGACAGCAAGGACACCGAAGTGCAATTGCGCGCCGACCAGACGGTGCCTTACGGCCGCGTGGTCGAACTCATGGGCATCGCGAACAAGGCGGGCTTGAGCCGCATCGGCTTCGTGACCGAGGCGCCTGCCGCCGGCCGGAAGCCCTGACCGACGCGACTCAGAGCTGCACCGGCTTCGTGTGCCAGATCTCGTGCGCGTACTCGGCGATCGTGCGGTCCGACGAGAAAGCGCCCATGCCCGCCACGTTGAGGATCGCCTTGCGCGTCCACGCATCGGTGTCGCGGTACAGGTCGTCGACCTTCGTTTGCGTTTCGACGTAGCTCGCGTAGTCGGCCAGCAGCAGATAGTGGTCGCCCCAGTTCACCAGGCCGTCGTAGATGCCCTGGAAGCGGCCCGGCTCCGACGGTGAAAACACGCCGTCGCGGATCGCGTCGAGCACCCGCTTGAGCTCGGGATTGCCGTCGTAGTAGCTGCGTGGCTGGTAACCGTGCAGGCGGATGTCGGCGACCTCCGGCGTGGTGTTGCCGAAAATGAAGATGTTGTCGTCGCCGACGTTTTCCTTCATCTCGACGTTGGCGCCGTCCAGCGTGCCGATGGTGAGTGCGCCGTTCAACGCGAACTTCATGTTGCCCGTGCCCGAGGCTTCGGTGCCGGCCGTCGAGATCTGCTCGGAAAGGTCCGCCGCCGGCATGATGATTTCGGCCAGGCTCACGCTGTAGTTCGGCAGGAAGACGACCTTCAGCAACTTGCCCACGCGCTCGTCGTGGTTGATCGTGGTGGCGACGTCGTTGATGAGGCGGATCACCAGCTTGGCGACTGCGTAGGCCGACGCGGCCTTGCCCGCGAACACCACCACGCGCGGCACGATGGCGGCCAGCGCGGCGGTGTCGCCTGCAGCGTGCGCGTCGAGGATGCGCTGGTAGCGCGAGATCACATGCAGCACGTTCATGAGCTGGCGCTTGTATTCGTGGATGCGCTTGACCTGCACGTCGAACATCGCGTCGGTGTCGAGCACGATCCCCATGTTCTGCTCGACCCAGTTGGCCAGGCGCAGCTTGTTCTCGCGCTTGGCATGGCGGAAGGCGCGCGCGAAGGCGGGCTGCGCGGCCATCGGACGCAGCGCTTCGAGCTGCGTGAGGTCGCGGCGCCAGCCCTTGCCGATGCGCTGGTCGAGCAACGCGGCGAGCGACGGGTTGGCCTGCGCAAGCCAGCGACGCGGCGTCACGCCGTTCGTCTTGTTGTTGAAGCGCTCTGGGAAGATCTTGTTGAAGTCCGCGAAGATCGACTGCTTCATGAGTTCCGAATGCAGGCCCGACACGCCGTTGATGGAGTGACTCGCCAGCACCGCGATGTAGGCCATGCGCACGCGTCGTTCGCCGGCTTCGTCGACCAGCGAGAGGCGACGCGGCAGCTCCACGTCGTCGCCCGCGATCTGGGTCACCAGCGCGAGGAAGCGCGCGTTCATGTCGTAGATGATCTGCAGATGGCGCGGCAGGATGCGCCCCATCATCTCGACCGGCCAGGTCTCCAGTGCCTCGTGCATCAGCGTGTGGTTGGTGTAGCTGAACACCTTTTGCGTCTGTGCCCAGGCGGCGTCCCAGTCGAGGCCGTACTCGTCGAGCAGCAGGCGCATGAGTTCCGGCACGGCCAGCACCGGGTGCGTGTCGTTCAGGTGGATGCTGACCTTCTCGGAGAGCTGGTCGAAGGTGGTGTGGTTGCGCAGGTACCGGCGCAGCAAGTCCTGCACGCTGGCGCTGCAGAAAAAGTATTCCTGGTGCAGGCGCAGCTCGCGGCCCGACGGCGTGGAGTCGTCCGGGTAGAGCACGCGCGAGACGTTCTCGGAGTGGTTCTTGCTCTCCACCGCCGCCATGTAGTTGCCCTTGTTGAAGGCCGACAGGTCGATCTCCTCGGTGGCGCGTGCCGACCACAGGCGCAGCGTGTTGGTCGCCTGCGTGCCGTAGCCCGGAATGATGGTGTCGTAGGCCACGGCGAGCACGTCGTGCGTGTCGACCCAGTCGGCCGCGCCCGAGGCGGCCGCCGCGCCTTCGCGCTTTTGCACATGGCCGCCGAAGCGCACCCGGTAGTTCACCTCGGGTCGCTGGAACTCCCACGGGTTGCCGCGCGTGAGCCAGTAGTCGGGCATCTCGATCTGCTGGCCGTCGACGATGCGCTGGCGGAACATGCCGTACTCGTAGCGGATGCCGTAGCCCATGCCCGGCACGCCGAGCGTCGCCATCGAATCGAGGAAGCAGGCGGCCAGCCGGCCGAGGCCGCCGTTGCCCAGCGCCGCATCGGGCTCGCGCTCGGCCAGCGCCGACATGTCGACGCCGAAGTCGGCCAGCGCCTCGCGCACGATGTCGTAGATGTCGACCGCCAGCATCGCGTTGGTGAAGGTGCGTCCGATCAGGAATTCCATCGAGAGGTAATAGACGCGCTTGAGGTCTTGCTGGTAGTTGGCGCGCGTGGTGGTCATCCAGCGCTCGACCAGCTGGTCGCGCACGGCCAGCGCGGTGGCATTGAGCCAGTCGTCCTGGCTGGCCGCGATCGGGTCTTTGCCGACCTGGTAAATCAGCTTGTTGGCCACGGCACGCTTGAAGGCGGCGACGTCGCGGTCCGGATGGTCGTATTCGAAGGTCTTGGGTGTCGTGGTCATGAGAGTGCTCGCAGGTTCTTGTCGGGGGGCCGTCAAACGGCAACGTTGGGGGCGGCTTGCCGGTAGACGGCGACGTATTGCGCCGCTGCGGTGGCCCAGTCGGCCGGGCGCCGCATGGCGGTGGCGCGCACCCGGCGCCAATCGGCGGGGCGCTTGTAGAGCGCGAAGGCACGGCGCACGGCGCGCGCGTAGTCGGTGTCGTCGAAGTGGCCGAAGACGAAGCCGGTGGCTTCGCCGCTCGCCATGTTTTCAAGGGTGCAGTCGACCACGGTGTCGGCCAGTCCGCCGACGCTGCGCACCAGGGGCAGGCTACCGTATTTGAGGCCGTACATCTGCGTCAACCCGCAGGGCTCGAACAGCGATGGCACCAGGGTCACGTCGCCGGCGCCGAAGAGCTGGTGCGCGAGGTTCTCGTTGTAGCCGATGGTGACGCTGACCGATTCGGGCGTTGCCGCAGCGCGCTGGCGAAAGGCCTCTTCCAGCCAGGCCTCGCCGCCGCCGAGCAGCGCGAGCTGGCCGCCTTGCGCCAACAGCGCATCGAGCCCATCGAGCACGAGGTGCAAGCCCTTTTGCTCGGTGAGCCGGCTGACCACGACGAAGAGCGGCACGTCCGGCCATGCGGCCAGGCCCAGCTGCTGCCGCAGTGCCGCCTTGCAAGCCGCCTTGCCGGCCATGCGTTTGCCCTCGGGCAGGCTGAACCCCTGCGGCAGCAGGGCATCGGTGCCCGGATTCCAGACCTGGTCGTCGACCGCGTTGAGGATGCCGGTGAGCACATCGCTGCGCTGGCGCAGCAGGCCATCGAGGCCCTGGCCCTGCTCGGGCGTTTGGATCTCGCGCGCGTAGGTAGGGCTCACGGTCGTGAGGCGATCGGCGAACACGAGCCCGCCTTTCATGAAATTGAGCTGGCCGAAGTATTCGAGCCCGTTCATCTGGAAGGCCGGGCCCGGCAGGCCGAGGTCGGCGAAATCCCAGGGCGCGAACAGGCCCTGGTAGGCCAGGTTGTGCACGGTGAAGACGCTGCCGACGCGGGGGCCCGGTGGGCGTTGCGCGAAGGCGAGGTAGGCCGGCGCGAGCGCGGCATGCCAGTCGTGCGCATGCACCACCGCAGGCTGCCAGGTGGGGTCGAGGCCCTGCGCGAGTTGCGCCGCGGCCCAACCGAGCAGCGCGAAGCGCCGGTGGTTGTCGCCGTAGGGCTGCCGATGTGTGTCTTCGTACGGATTGCCGGGCCGGTCGTAGAGGTGCGGCGCGTCGATCACGTAGGCGGTGACGTCGGGCGCGCCGGCGGTCGCGACCCGGCCGACCAAGAGGCGGGTGCGGTCGCCCCACGGCGCCCGCAAGTCGTGCAGCGGCACCAGATCTTCGACACCCGCGACGATGGCTGGAAAGCCCGGCAGCAGCACCCGCACGTCTTGCCCGACGGCAATCAGCGCGTGGGGCAGCGCACCGGCGATGTCTGCCAGTCCGCCGGTCTTGAGCAGGGGAAAAATCTCGGCGCTGACCTGAAGAACCCGCATCAGCCGGCGGCGGTTTGCAGCCGCATGAGCATGTCGCGCGTGACCAGCGTGACGCCGGCTTCGGTGCGCTCGAAGCGCGCAGCATCGGCTGCGGCGTCCTCGCCGATGACCATGTCGTCGGGGATCACGCAGGCGCGGTCGATCACGACGTTGGTGAGGCGCGCGCCGCGACCGACTTCGACGTCGGGCAGCAGCACCGCGCGCGTGATGTCGCAGAAGGAGTGAATGCGCACGTTCGAGAACAGCACCGAATCGCGCACGGTCGAACCTGACACGATGCAGCCGCCCGACACGATGGTGTTGTAGGTCACGCCGTGCTTTCCGTCGCGACCGAGCACGAACTTGGCCGGCGGCAGCTGCCGCTGGTAGGTCCAGATGGGCCAGTCGGTGTCATAGATGTCGAGCTCGGGCGTGATGGAGGCGAGGTCCAGGTTGGCTGCCCAGAATGCATCAATCGTGCCCACGTCGCGCCAGTACGCCTGCGCGCCCGGCCCGCTCGAGGCGCGCGTGACGCACGACATCCCGAACGGATGCGCAAGCGCGCGGCCCTCGGCCACGGCGCGCGGAATGATGTCCTTGCCGAAGTCGTGATCGGAGTCGGGATTGAGATTGTCTTCCTCGAGCAGCTGGTAGAGGTATTCGGAGTCGAAGACGTAGATGCCCATGCTGGCCAGCGCCACCTCGGGGTTGCCGGGCATCGCGGGTGGATCGGCCGGCTTCTCGAGAAAGGCGGTGACCTTGCGGTCCGCGTCGATCGCCATCACGCCGAAGGCGGTGGCTTCCATGCGCGGCACCTCGATGCAGCCGACCGTGCAGCCCATGCCGCGCTCGGCGTGGTCCTTGACCATGATCGAGTAGTCCATCTTGTAGATGTGGTCGCCGGCCAGCACCACCACGTAGTCGTGCGGCGTGGAGCGCGTCTGGATGATGTCGAGGTTCTGGAACACCGCGTCGGCCGTGCCGCGGTACCAGTGCTCGTCGCCCACGCGTTGCTGCGCGGGCAGCACATCGACCATCTCGTTGAGCTCGGCCCGCAGAAAGCTCCAGCCGCGCTGCAGATGGCGCATGAGCGAATGCGACTTGTACTGCGTGACCACCGCCATGCGCCGGATGCCCGAGTTGAGGCAGTTCGACAGCGCGAAATCGATGATGCGGAACTTGCCGCCGAAGTAAACGGCCGGCTTGGCACGCCGGTCGGTGAGCTGCTTCAGGCGCGAGCCGCGACCGCCGGCCAGCACCAGCGCGATGGTGCGGCGCACGAGCTGGTGCGCCTGCAAGGCCGGCTGGGTGGCCTGGATTGCCGGGGTCGACGGGTTCGAGGTGTCCATTTTGTGTCTCCTTTTTTAGGCGTGGTCAGCGTA
Proteins encoded:
- a CDS encoding PTS sugar transporter subunit IIA, translated to MNRLASILPPAQVLVSVDATSKKRAFEEAGLLFENLHGLGRALVTDSLFARERLGSTGLGHGVAIPHGRIKGLKSPMASVFQLANPIGFDAPDEQPVALLIFLLVPEAATQKHLEILSEIAELLSDAGLREQIKSSTDAGELHALIAGWQSAQVA
- the hprK gene encoding HPr(Ser) kinase/phosphatase; amino-acid sequence: MKPTVISADAMFEEFRGSLRWEWLAGLGASERQFEPEVISRAQSAADLVGYLNYIHPYRVQIMGAREIAYLTRGTGEDCARRIARIVTLEPPMLVLADGQPAPDELLTICERAQLPLFATRESSAHVIDLLRAYLSKHFAERTSMHGVFMDILGLGVMITGESGLGKSELGLELISRGNGLVADDAVDLYRINQNTLEGRCPDLLQNLLEVRGIGLLDIRAIFGETAVRRKMRLKLIVHLVRRDSFERDYERMPSAPLTQDVLGIPVRKVIIQVVAGRNIAVLVEAAVRNSILQLRGIDTYADFVARHHKAMEAGRDD
- the fur gene encoding ferric iron uptake transcriptional regulator, with the protein product MANIDELKNTGLKATLPRLKILEIFQTGGLRHMTAEDVFRILLNEHSDIGLATVYRVLTQFEQAGILERSHFESGKAVYELNEGKHHDHLICTSCGKVEEFYDAEIERRQQMIAHDKGWILQDHAMSLYGLCGDCASRR
- a CDS encoding outer membrane protein assembly factor BamE, yielding MLAIPQRSLWLLFGAAASLSLGACSTVTDSTRSALEKITPYRVEVVQGNFVSKEQVAALKPGMSRQQVREILGTSLLTDVFHSDRWDYVFTMRRQGVEPQQRRLTLFFKNDALDRFEGDTMPSEEEFVAAVDTRASKTSKIPQLEATESQLDKFKPDDKKAAKTEAPAAPLAPLPPSYPPLETAR
- the dapB gene encoding 4-hydroxy-tetrahydrodipicolinate reductase, coding for MRRIAIAGASGRMGRMLIEGVRATDDCELAGALDVAGAPAIGTDAAAFLGFTSGVPIVADLRGGLKNAQVLIDFTRPEGTLAHLAVCRELGVQAVIGTTGFSDAQKAEIAEIAQDIAIVMAPNMSVGVNVTLKLLEMAAKALSTGYDIEIIEAHHRHKVDAPSGTALKMGEVIADALGRDLKDCAVYAREGITGERDPSTIGFSAIRGGDIVGDHTVLFAGIGERIEITHKSSSRTTYVQGSLRAARFLASQKTGLFDMFDVLSLR
- a CDS encoding MotA/TolQ/ExbB proton channel family protein, whose translation is MSVLELLTHGDGVSRSVAALLLAMSVASWVAILQKAWLLRSGTRGVLRSIAAFWQSSSVTEAEQKLKAFDGPMLVLPAVGAVRRVADDSQATTLGSAGDRGQRLTRSLRDALHGALRRLQGGQILLATVGATAPFVGLLGTVWGIYGALAGIAGETGGFTIDKVAGPVGEALVMTAFGLAVAIPAVLAYNVFGRVIGRIEAELEGFAHDLLATFGEPAKTPDDALPPARVMPV
- a CDS encoding ExbD/TolR family protein, whose protein sequence is MAFGRTSLGSNSGGGGRATGAGGPRPLSDINVTPLVDVMLVLLVIFIITAPLMASSIKLDLPQTDAGQPNDTPKFVSLSVDASGKEFFNDQLVTREELADKLAKAAADSKDTEVQLRADQTVPYGRVVELMGIANKAGLSRIGFVTEAPAAGRKP
- a CDS encoding glycogen/starch/alpha-glucan phosphorylase — encoded protein: MTTTPKTFEYDHPDRDVAAFKRAVANKLIYQVGKDPIAASQDDWLNATALAVRDQLVERWMTTTRANYQQDLKRVYYLSMEFLIGRTFTNAMLAVDIYDIVREALADFGVDMSALAEREPDAALGNGGLGRLAACFLDSMATLGVPGMGYGIRYEYGMFRQRIVDGQQIEMPDYWLTRGNPWEFQRPEVNYRVRFGGHVQKREGAAAASGAADWVDTHDVLAVAYDTIIPGYGTQATNTLRLWSARATEEIDLSAFNKGNYMAAVESKNHSENVSRVLYPDDSTPSGRELRLHQEYFFCSASVQDLLRRYLRNHTTFDQLSEKVSIHLNDTHPVLAVPELMRLLLDEYGLDWDAAWAQTQKVFSYTNHTLMHEALETWPVEMMGRILPRHLQIIYDMNARFLALVTQIAGDDVELPRRLSLVDEAGERRVRMAYIAVLASHSINGVSGLHSELMKQSIFADFNKIFPERFNNKTNGVTPRRWLAQANPSLAALLDQRIGKGWRRDLTQLEALRPMAAQPAFARAFRHAKRENKLRLANWVEQNMGIVLDTDAMFDVQVKRIHEYKRQLMNVLHVISRYQRILDAHAAGDTAALAAIVPRVVVFAGKAASAYAVAKLVIRLINDVATTINHDERVGKLLKVVFLPNYSVSLAEIIMPAADLSEQISTAGTEASGTGNMKFALNGALTIGTLDGANVEMKENVGDDNIFIFGNTTPEVADIRLHGYQPRSYYDGNPELKRVLDAIRDGVFSPSEPGRFQGIYDGLVNWGDHYLLLADYASYVETQTKVDDLYRDTDAWTRKAILNVAGMGAFSSDRTIAEYAHEIWHTKPVQL
- the glgA gene encoding glycogen synthase GlgA gives rise to the protein MRVLQVSAEIFPLLKTGGLADIAGALPHALIAVGQDVRVLLPGFPAIVAGVEDLVPLHDLRAPWGDRTRLLVGRVATAGAPDVTAYVIDAPHLYDRPGNPYEDTHRQPYGDNHRRFALLGWAAAQLAQGLDPTWQPAVVHAHDWHAALAPAYLAFAQRPPGPRVGSVFTVHNLAYQGLFAPWDFADLGLPGPAFQMNGLEYFGQLNFMKGGLVFADRLTTVSPTYAREIQTPEQGQGLDGLLRQRSDVLTGILNAVDDQVWNPGTDALLPQGFSLPEGKRMAGKAACKAALRQQLGLAAWPDVPLFVVVSRLTEQKGLHLVLDGLDALLAQGGQLALLGGGEAWLEEAFRQRAAATPESVSVTIGYNENLAHQLFGAGDVTLVPSLFEPCGLTQMYGLKYGSLPLVRSVGGLADTVVDCTLENMASGEATGFVFGHFDDTDYARAVRRAFALYKRPADWRRVRATAMRRPADWATAAAQYVAVYRQAAPNVAV
- the glgC gene encoding glucose-1-phosphate adenylyltransferase, whose protein sequence is MDTSNPSTPAIQATQPALQAHQLVRRTIALVLAGGRGSRLKQLTDRRAKPAVYFGGKFRIIDFALSNCLNSGIRRMAVVTQYKSHSLMRHLQRGWSFLRAELNEMVDVLPAQQRVGDEHWYRGTADAVFQNLDIIQTRSTPHDYVVVLAGDHIYKMDYSIMVKDHAERGMGCTVGCIEVPRMEATAFGVMAIDADRKVTAFLEKPADPPAMPGNPEVALASMGIYVFDSEYLYQLLEEDNLNPDSDHDFGKDIIPRAVAEGRALAHPFGMSCVTRASSGPGAQAYWRDVGTIDAFWAANLDLASITPELDIYDTDWPIWTYQRQLPPAKFVLGRDGKHGVTYNTIVSGGCIVSGSTVRDSVLFSNVRIHSFCDITRAVLLPDVEVGRGARLTNVVIDRACVIPDDMVIGEDAAADAARFERTEAGVTLVTRDMLMRLQTAAG